GCGTCAGGAGAGCATTGCCCTGCTGGCGAAAACCATGGGCTTACCTGAGCCGGTGATCGCGAGCTATCTCAACCACCGTCCGCCGACCACCATTACGCCCGTGGACGCGAACGTCGCCGCGCTTCAGCAACAAACGGCTGACCTTTTCTATCAAAACCACCTGGTGCCAAAACAGGTCACTATTCGCGAACGCATCTGGCAGCCCGCAGGCAAAGAAGGAGCTAAATCATGAGTCTGAATCTTTTCTGGTTTTTACCCACCCACGGTGATGGACACTATCTTGGTACAGAAGAGGGCTCGCGCCCGGTTGACCACGGCTACCTGCAGCAGATTGCGCAGGCGGCGGACCGAATCGGTTTCACCGGAGTGCTGATCCCGACCGGACGTTCATGTGAAGATGCCTGGCTGGTCGCCGCGTCGATGATCCCGGTCACCCAGCGTCTGAAGTTCCTGGTTGCCTTACGCCCGAGCGTGGTCTCCCCCACCGTGGCGGCGCGTCAGGCGGCAACGCTGGACAGGCTGTCCAACGGTCGCGCCCTGTTTAACCTGGTGACGGGCAGCGATCCGCAGGAGCTGGCGGGCGATGGGGTGTTCCTCGACCATACCGAGCGCTACGAAGCCTCCGCCGAGTTCACCCGCGTCTGGCGACGTCTGCTGGAAGGTGAAACCGTCACCTTTGAAGGCAAGCATATTCACGTTCGTGACGCGAAGCTCTACTTCCCGCCGGTACAGCAGCCGCGACCGCCGCTCTATTTTGGCGGATCGTCGGACGTAGCCCAGGATCTGGCGGCAGAACAGGTCGATCTCTATCTGACCTGGGGCGAACCGCCTGAGCTGGTGAAAGAAAAAATTGCCCAGGTACGCGCTAAAGCGGCCGCCCATGGGCGCAAGGTGCGCTTCGGCATTCGCCTGCACGTGATCGTGCGTGAAACCAATGAAGAAGCCTGGCAGGCCGCTGACCGCCTGATCTCCCATCTGGACGATGAGACCATCGCCAGGGCGCAGGCCGCGTTTGCCAAAACCGACTCCGTCGGACAGCACCGAATGGCGTCCCTGCACAACGGCAAGCGCGAGCACCTGGAGATCAGCCCGAACCTGTGGGCGGGCGTCGGCCTGGTGCGCGGCGGTGCGGGCACGGCGCTGGTCGGCGACGGTCCGACCGTAGCCGCCCGGATTAATGAATACGCTGACCTGGGTATCGACAGCTTTATTCTCTCCGGTTACCCGCATCTGGAAGAGGCGTACAAGGTGGGCGAGCTGTTATTCCCGCATCTGGATGTTGCCATTCCGGAAATTCCGCAGCCGCAGCGGCTTCAGCTCCAGGGCGAAGCCGTAGCGAACGAGTTTATTCCACGCAAAGCCGCGCAGAGCTAAGGAGCGACCATGGCTGCCACCTCCCAAAAATGGCTGCTGCGCGCCGCGCCGTGGTTTTTACCCGTCGGCATTGTGGCTCTCTGGCAGCTCGCGTCGTCCACCGGCTGGCTGTCGAGCCGCATTCTGCCCTCTCCGGAGGGCGTCGTAGAAGCGTTCTGGTCGCTGAGCGTGAGCGGCGAGCTGTGGCAGCATCTGGCGATCAGCTCCTGGCGCGCCGTGATTGGGTTTTCCATCGGCGGCAGCATCGGTCTGGTTCTGGGCTTGATCAGCGGCCTTTCCCGCTGGGGCGAGCGGCTGCTGGATACCTCCATTCAGATGCTGCGCAACGTGCCGCATCTGGCGCTGATCCCGCTGGTTATCCTGTGGTTTGGGATTGAAGAGAGCGCCAAGATCTTCCTCGTGGCGCTGGGCACACTGTTCCCGATTTACATCAACACCTGGCACGGCATCCGCAATATCGATCGCGGTCTGGTGGAGATGGCGCGCAGCTATGGCTTATCGGGTTTTTCCCTCTTTATTCACGTGATTCTGCCGGGCGCCCTGCCCTCCATTATGGTCGGGGTGCGTTTTGCGCTCGGCCTGATGTGGCTGACGCTGATTGTGGCGGAGACCATCTCGGCCAACTCAGGCATTGGCTATCTGGCGATGAACGCCCGCGAATTCCTGCAAACGGACGTGGTGGTGGTTGCCATCATTCTGTATGCCCTGCTCGGCAAGCTCGCCGACGTCAGCGCCCAGTGGCTGGAGCGCAGCTGGCTGCGCTGGAACCCGGCCTATACCCTTCAGGAGGCGAAAGCATGAATACTGCACGACTGAACCAGGGAACGCCGTTACTGCTGAACGGCGTGACCAAACGCTACGGCGAAAACACCATTCTTAACGGGCTGGATCTGCATATTCCCGCCGGACAATTTGTGGCCGTTGTCGGGCGCAGCGGCGGCGGCAAGAGTACCCTGCTACGTCTTCTGGCCGGACTGGAAGCCCCCAACGGCGGTGACATTCTGGCAGGAACGACGCCGCTTTCGAATATTCAGGACGATACCCGCATGATGTTTCAGGATGCACGCCTGCTGCCGTGGAAAACGGTTATCGACAATGTCGGGCTCGGTCTTAAGGGCAGCTGGCGGGATGAAGCCCGCCAGGCGCTGGCCGCCGTTGGGCTGGAAAATCGTGCGGGTGAATGGCCTGCCGCCCTCTCGGGCGGGCAGAAGCAGCGCGTGGCACTGGCGCGGGCGTTGATTCACCGTCCGGGCCTGCTGTTGCTTGATGAACCGCTCGGCGCGCTCGACGCCCTGACGCGGATCGAAATGCAGGATTTGATTGGATCCCTTTGGCAGGCGCACGGCTTTACGGTACTGCTGGTGACGCATGACGTGAGCGAGGCCGTCGCGATGGCTGACCGGGTGCTGTTAATAGAGGACGGGAAAATAGGTCTGGATCTGACGGTGGATCTTCCGCGCCCTCGCCGCGTGGGCTCGGCAAGGCTGGCGGAGCTGGAAGCTGAGGTATTGGATCGGGTGATGAAGCGCGGGGGGACGGAGTTACAGCGAGCCAAGGCTAATGCCTGATGCCCTCACCCCGGCCCTCTCCCACGGGGAGAAAACACTAAAAACGGCAACCGAGGTTGCCGTTCTGCTTTTACCTGCCCACCGGGCAATTTTTTATTACGCTAAGGCTTTAGCAATCTTCTCGTACAGATCGCCAGACAGGTTCTCCAGCCCTTTCAGCTGCTCAAGCGCGGCACGCATCTTCGCCTGACGCTTCGCATCGTAGCGTTTCAAACGGATCAGCGGCTCAATCAGGCGCGACGCCACCTGCGGGTTACGGCTGTTCAGCTCGGTCAGCATTTCCACCATGAACTGATACCCGCTGCCGTCTTCGGCGTGGAACGCGGCCGGGTTGCTGCTGGCAAACGCGCCAATCAGAGAACGCACGCGGTTTGGGTTGCTCAGGGTAAAGGAGCGATGCTTCAGCAGGCTGCGCACGTTGCTGAGCGCATCGGCCGCCGGGCTGGTCGCCTGCAGGATGAACCATTTGTCCATCACCAGGCCATCCTGATGCCACTTGTCGTCGTACTCCTGCATTAACGCATCACGGCACGGCAGTTCAGCGGCAACGCTTGCACCCAGCGCGGCCAGGGCGTCGGTCATGTTATCCGCTTCGTGGTACTGCTTGCTCACCAGAGTGTTCGCCAGCTCGGTTTCACCAAACGCCAGATAGCGCAGGCAGGTATTGCGCAGAGAACGTTTGCCAATGTCCGCGTGCTCAACGCGATAAGCATCAAGCTTATTGGCGTTATATATAGCCAGGAACTCATCGGCCAGCTCTGCAGCCAGCGTACGGGTCAACGCTTCACGCACCGCCACGATGGCAATCGGGTCGATGATGTCAAACAGCTCGGCGATTTCAGTCGCTGACGGCAGGGTCAGAATTTCAGCGGCCAGGGCCGGGTCAATCTTCTCATCCAGCAGGATCGCGCGGAACGCGTCAGCCACATGGACAGGCAGCGACAGCGGCTGGCCCTGCTGATGACGGTTTACGTTGAGCTTAATGTAGGTCGCCAGCAGGCTTTGCGCCGCGTCCCAGCGGGAGAAGTCGTTACGCGCGTGACGCATCAGGAACGTCAGCTGCTGATCGCTCCACTTGTATTCCAGCTTCACCGGCGCGGAGAATTCACACAGCAGCGCAGGCACCGGCTGGAAGTAGACGTTATCGAAGATAAAGGTCTGCTCGGCCTGGGTCACGTTCAGCACGTGGTGCACCGGGTGGCCGCCCTTCTGGAGCGGGATGACTTTGCCTTCGTTATCGTACAGCTCAATGCTGAACGGAATATGCAGCGGATATTTCTCTTCCTGCTCCGCCGTCGGCGGCGTGCGCTGGCTGATGGTCAGGGTGTACTGCTCGGTTTCCGGATTGTAATCGTCTTTGACGGTGACAACCGGCGTCCCGGCCTGGCTGTACCAGCGGCGGAAGTGAGAGAGATCGACATTAGAGGCATCTTCCATAGCCTGCACAAAATCGTCGCAGGTGGCCGCGCTGCCGTCATGACGCTCGAAGTACAGCTGCATCCCTTTCTGGAAGTTCTCCTCGCCCAGCAGGGTGTGGATCATGCGGATAATTTCAGCACCCTTCTCGTACACCGTCAGGGTGTAGAAGTTGTTCATCTCGATGACTTTATCCGGGCGGATCGGGTGCGCCATTGGGCTGGCATCTTCCGCAAACTGCAGGCCACGCATGGTACGCACGTTGTTGATGCGGTTCACCGCGCGTGAACCCAGATCGGAGCTGAATTCCTGATCGCGGAAGACGGTCAGGCCCTCTTTCAGGCTCAGCTGGAACCAGTCGCGGCAGGTGACGCGGTTACCGGTCCAGTTGTGGAAATATTCGTGGCCAATAACGCGTTCGATATCAAGGTAGTCTTTGTCCGTTGCGGTATCGGTACGCGCCAGCACGTATTTGGAGTTAAAGACGTTAAGGCCTTTGTTCTCCATTGCGCCCATGTTGAAGAAATCGACGGCGACGATCATATAGATGTCGAGGTCATATTCGAGGCCGAAGCGCTCTTCGTCCCACTTCATGGAGTTGATGAGGGAGGTCATCGCCCACGGCGCGCGGTCAAGGTTGCCGCGGTCAACAAACAGCTCCAGCTCCACCTCGCGGCCTGAGCGCGTTTTGAAGGTGTCGCGCAGCACGTCGAAGTCCCCCGCCACCAGCGCAAACAGGTAGCACGGTTTCGGGAAGGGATCCTGCCACTGCACCCAGTGACGGCCATTCTCCAGCTCGCCTTCGCCTACGCGGTTACCGTTAGAGAGCAGGAAGGGATACAGGGTTTTATCGGCGATGATTTTGGTGGTGAAGCGCGCCAGGACGTCCGGACGGTCGAGATACCAGGTTATGTGGCGGAACCCTTCCGCTTCACACTGGGTACACAGCGCCACGCCCGACTGGTAAAGCCCTTCCAGCGCGGTGTTGGCGGCCGGGCTGATTTCATTCACGATGCGCAGCGTAAACTGTTCCGGCAGGTTGTCGATGACCAGCTGGTTGTTTTCTTCTTTATAGTCTGACCAGGCTTCATCATTAATATGCAGGGAGACCAGCGTCAGGTCTTCACCATCCAGACGCAGCGGCACCGCAGTTGCGCTATGGCGCGTCACCTGGCTCACCGCCGTGACAACGGTTTTAGTGGCATCCAGGTCAAAAGTCAGATCGATTTCGCTAATCAGGTAATCCGGCGCACGGTAGTCGTGGCGGTATTTGGCTTGTGGCTGTTGTGTCATAGAAAACCTTATGCATCGTTTGTCGAGTAACGTTTCAATATATTCCTGTTGCGCAAATCGCGCTATGCAGAATGTTCATCTTTTCAGGGTCAAAACCTTTTTTTGCTACATTTGTATAACACGGGGCACAAAATGCCCTCGACCATAAAACGCGCTTATGTTGTGATCGGGGTTCAATAAATCACTAAACAAGGTATACTCCGGAGTTGTTTATTGTACTAAACGCTCCTGTGAGAGGATGCTACTGCGCACCTATGACTCAATTCGCTTCTCCAGTTCTGCATACGTTGCTGGATACCGACGCGTATAAACTGCATATGCAGCAAGCCGTTTTCCACCATTACTATGACGTTCACGTCGCGGCGGAATTCCGCTGTCGTGGCGACGACTTGCTCGGTATCTACGCAGACGCCATTCGTGAACAGGTCGATGCTATGCAGCATCTGACGCTGCAGGACGAGGAATATCAGTGGCTTTCTGGCCTGCCCTTCTTCAAAGCCGACTACCTGAACTGGCTGCGCGATTTCCGCTATAAGCCGGAGCAGGTCAGCGTGGTTAACGATAATGGCAAGCTGGATATTCGCCTTGAAGGTCCGTGGCGGGAAGTGATCATGTGGGAAGTGCCGCTTCTGGCGGTGATCAGTGAACTGGCTCACCGCTACCGTTCGCCGGAAAAAGGCGTCGAGCAGGCGGTCGCCGCGCTGGAAAATAAACTCGCAGCCTTCTCCACGCTGACCGAAGGGCTGGACTTGTCCCGCTTCCGCCTGATGGACTTTGGCACGCGTCGCCGTTTCTCGCGTGACGTTCAGGAGGCCATCGTTAAACGTCTGCAGCAGGAGCCGTGGTTCGTGGGCACCAGCAACTACGATCTGGCACGCCGCCTCAGCCTGACGCCAATGGGCACCCAGGCACACGAGTGGTTCCAGGCGCATCAGCAGATCAGCCCCGATCTGGCTAACAGCCAGCGCGCGGCGCTGGCCGCATGGCTTGAAGAGTACCCGAATCAGCTCGGAATTGCCCTCACCGACTGTATTACGATGGATGCTTTCCTGCGCGACTTTGGTCCCGAGTTCGCTGAACGTTACCAGGGATTACGGCACGACTCCGGGGATCCGGTTGAATGGGGCGAGAAAGCCATTGCCCATTACGAAAAACTCGGCATTGACCCGATGAGCAAGGTGCTGGTCTTCTCGGATAATCTCGACCTGGCGAAAGCGGTCGACCTCTATCGTCATTTCAACACCCGTGTGAACCTGAGCTTCGGGATTGGTACCCGTCTGACCTGCGATATTCCTCAGGTAAAACCTCTGAATATCGTCATCAAACTGGTGGAATGTAACGGCAAGCCGGTGGCGAAACTCTCCGACAGCCCGGGTAAAACCATCTGCCATGACAAAGCGTTTGTCCGCGCGTTGCGCAAAGCGTTCGACCTCCCCTTGATCAAAAAAGCCAGTTAAGCGCTTACGGGAGCCTTTATGGCTCCCTTCTTATTATTTATTTCTCAATTCTTCTCTTTTGACTGCGAAATTTACTTGTCTGATAGCGGATGGCAGGTAACATAGATATCCCCCCATAAGGGTGGACAAGTGTTTATTTTTTCCGACTATTAACAGAGAGAATATTATGAGCGTTGTGCCTGTAGCCGACGTACTCCAGGGCCGTGTCGCCGTTGACCAGGAAGTCACCGTGCGCGGATGGGTGCGTACCCGCCGAGATTCTAAAGCTGGCATCTCCTTCCTCGCCGTCTATGACGGTTCCTGCTTTGATCCTGTACAGGCCGTCATTAATAATTCTCTGCCCAATTACAATGATGACGTTCTGCGACTGACAACGGGTTGCTCCGTCATTGTTACCGGCGTGGTTGTGGCTTCACCGGGTCAGGGCCAGAGCTTCGAAATTCAGGCCACTGCGATTGAAGTCACCGGCTGGGTTGAAGATCCGGATACCTATCCGATGGCGGCAAAACGCCACAGCATCGAATATCTGCGTGAAGTCGCCCACCTGCGTCCGCGTACCAACCTGATTGGTGCGGTGGCGCGCGTGCGTCATACGCTGGCGCAGGCGCTGCATCGTTTCTTCGATGAGCAGGGTTACTTCTGGGTGTCTACCCCGCTGATCACCGCGTCCGATACGGAAGGTGCCGGTGAGATGTTCCGCGTTTCGACGCTGGACATGGAAAACCTGCCGCGCACGCCTGAAGGTAAAGTGGACTATGACAAAGACTTCTTTGGTAAAGAAGCCTTCCTGACGGTATCTGGTCAGCTCAACGGCGAAACGTACGCCTGTGCGCTGTCAAAGATCTACACCTTTGGCCCAACCTTCCGCGCCGAAAACTCCAACACCAGTCGTCACCTGGCGGAATTCTGGATGCTGGAGCCTGAAGTGGCGTTCGCCAACCTCGACGATGTCGCTGGCCTGGCAGAAGCCATGCTGAAGTATGTGTTCAAAGCGGTGCTGGAAGAGCGTCCTGACGACATGAAATTCTTCGCAGAACGCGTAGACAGCGATGCTGTAGCGCGTCTGGAGCGTTTCGTCTCTGCCGACTTTGCGCAGGTGGACTATACGGACGCGGTGGCGATCCTCGAGAAATGCGGTGAGACGTTCGAGAACCCGGTTTACTGGGGCGTTGACCTGGCGTCTGAGCACGAACGCTATCTGGCCGAGAAGCATTTCAAAGCGCCGGTTGTCGTTAAAAACTACCCGAAAGACATTAAGGCCTTCTATATGCGCCTTAACGAAGACGGTAAAACCGTGGCAGCGATGGACGTACTGGCGCCTGGCATTGGTGAAATCATCGGTGGCTCTCAGCGTGAAGAACGTCTTGACGTGCTGGACGCGCGTATGGAAGAGATGGGCCTCAACCCCGCTGACTACAGCTGGTACCGCGATCTGCGCCGTTACGGTACCGTACCGCACGCCGGTTTTGGTCTGGGCTTCGAGCGTCTGATTGCCTACGTTACCGGTGTTCAGAACGTACGCGACGTGATCCCGTTCCCACGTACTCCACGTAACGCCAGCTTCTAATCGGTATACGACTGAAATGGCCAGCAAATGCTGGCCATTATTTTATTCTGTATTGTCAGTTTTCGTCAGCGCAAAGTCAGCGTCTTTAAACCTTCCCCCCGTCACAACCACTACCTGTTACGTTTTGTTTCCGCGAAATATCCAGCCACAAAAAATAAACCCCATTCTTATTGCGATTATTACACCCTCAAGCGATAGCACAAATTTCAACCACTTTTACAGCCATCCGGAAGGCCTTTCACAGTCATAAGAAAAAACGAGCCGTTTAAGGTCTGTTTATACGAATCGCCTTTATCTCAATTAATCATAAGGAATTCATATATATAGGATAGGATTTGCTGTTTAATTCGCCAGGGTGTTCTGAAGTTTGAGATGGTTCACAAAGTTCCGAAAAATACATATTTGGTTACACATATTTTCTTTCGGTTACTTAATCTTGAGAATTGTAGCACTTTCAGGCTAGCGAAACGCTTCGCCGAATGGAAAGATGCCTGTCAGATACATAAAGACACCAAACTCTCATCAATAGTTCCGGAAATATTTATTGACAGAATTTATTGACGGCAGTGGCGAGTGTCATAAAAAAACCAATGAGGGTAATAAATAATGATGAAGCGCAATATTCTGGCAGTGGTAATCCCTGCCCTGCTGGTAGCCGGTGCAGCTAACGCTGCAGAAATCTATAACAAGAACGGCAACAAACTGGACTTCTACGGTAAAGTTGTGGGCGAACACGGCTTCACCACTTCTGGCGTACACAAAAACGCTGACTCCTCTTACGGCCAGATCGGCTTCAAAGGCGAAACTCAGATCAACGACCAGCTGACCGGTTACGGTCAGTGGGAA
This region of Enterobacter asburiae genomic DNA includes:
- the ssuD gene encoding FMNH2-dependent alkanesulfonate monooxygenase — protein: MSLNLFWFLPTHGDGHYLGTEEGSRPVDHGYLQQIAQAADRIGFTGVLIPTGRSCEDAWLVAASMIPVTQRLKFLVALRPSVVSPTVAARQAATLDRLSNGRALFNLVTGSDPQELAGDGVFLDHTERYEASAEFTRVWRRLLEGETVTFEGKHIHVRDAKLYFPPVQQPRPPLYFGGSSDVAQDLAAEQVDLYLTWGEPPELVKEKIAQVRAKAAAHGRKVRFGIRLHVIVRETNEEAWQAADRLISHLDDETIARAQAAFAKTDSVGQHRMASLHNGKREHLEISPNLWAGVGLVRGGAGTALVGDGPTVAARINEYADLGIDSFILSGYPHLEEAYKVGELLFPHLDVAIPEIPQPQRLQLQGEAVANEFIPRKAAQS
- the ssuC gene encoding aliphatic sulfonate ABC transporter permease SsuC is translated as MAATSQKWLLRAAPWFLPVGIVALWQLASSTGWLSSRILPSPEGVVEAFWSLSVSGELWQHLAISSWRAVIGFSIGGSIGLVLGLISGLSRWGERLLDTSIQMLRNVPHLALIPLVILWFGIEESAKIFLVALGTLFPIYINTWHGIRNIDRGLVEMARSYGLSGFSLFIHVILPGALPSIMVGVRFALGLMWLTLIVAETISANSGIGYLAMNAREFLQTDVVVVAIILYALLGKLADVSAQWLERSWLRWNPAYTLQEAKA
- the ssuB gene encoding aliphatic sulfonates ABC transporter ATP-binding protein, with the protein product MNTARLNQGTPLLLNGVTKRYGENTILNGLDLHIPAGQFVAVVGRSGGGKSTLLRLLAGLEAPNGGDILAGTTPLSNIQDDTRMMFQDARLLPWKTVIDNVGLGLKGSWRDEARQALAAVGLENRAGEWPAALSGGQKQRVALARALIHRPGLLLLDEPLGALDALTRIEMQDLIGSLWQAHGFTVLLVTHDVSEAVAMADRVLLIEDGKIGLDLTVDLPRPRRVGSARLAELEAEVLDRVMKRGGTELQRAKANA
- the pepN gene encoding aminopeptidase N, whose amino-acid sequence is MTQQPQAKYRHDYRAPDYLISEIDLTFDLDATKTVVTAVSQVTRHSATAVPLRLDGEDLTLVSLHINDEAWSDYKEENNQLVIDNLPEQFTLRIVNEISPAANTALEGLYQSGVALCTQCEAEGFRHITWYLDRPDVLARFTTKIIADKTLYPFLLSNGNRVGEGELENGRHWVQWQDPFPKPCYLFALVAGDFDVLRDTFKTRSGREVELELFVDRGNLDRAPWAMTSLINSMKWDEERFGLEYDLDIYMIVAVDFFNMGAMENKGLNVFNSKYVLARTDTATDKDYLDIERVIGHEYFHNWTGNRVTCRDWFQLSLKEGLTVFRDQEFSSDLGSRAVNRINNVRTMRGLQFAEDASPMAHPIRPDKVIEMNNFYTLTVYEKGAEIIRMIHTLLGEENFQKGMQLYFERHDGSAATCDDFVQAMEDASNVDLSHFRRWYSQAGTPVVTVKDDYNPETEQYTLTISQRTPPTAEQEEKYPLHIPFSIELYDNEGKVIPLQKGGHPVHHVLNVTQAEQTFIFDNVYFQPVPALLCEFSAPVKLEYKWSDQQLTFLMRHARNDFSRWDAAQSLLATYIKLNVNRHQQGQPLSLPVHVADAFRAILLDEKIDPALAAEILTLPSATEIAELFDIIDPIAIVAVREALTRTLAAELADEFLAIYNANKLDAYRVEHADIGKRSLRNTCLRYLAFGETELANTLVSKQYHEADNMTDALAALGASVAAELPCRDALMQEYDDKWHQDGLVMDKWFILQATSPAADALSNVRSLLKHRSFTLSNPNRVRSLIGAFASSNPAAFHAEDGSGYQFMVEMLTELNSRNPQVASRLIEPLIRLKRYDAKRQAKMRAALEQLKGLENLSGDLYEKIAKALA
- the pncB gene encoding nicotinate phosphoribosyltransferase, with product MTQFASPVLHTLLDTDAYKLHMQQAVFHHYYDVHVAAEFRCRGDDLLGIYADAIREQVDAMQHLTLQDEEYQWLSGLPFFKADYLNWLRDFRYKPEQVSVVNDNGKLDIRLEGPWREVIMWEVPLLAVISELAHRYRSPEKGVEQAVAALENKLAAFSTLTEGLDLSRFRLMDFGTRRRFSRDVQEAIVKRLQQEPWFVGTSNYDLARRLSLTPMGTQAHEWFQAHQQISPDLANSQRAALAAWLEEYPNQLGIALTDCITMDAFLRDFGPEFAERYQGLRHDSGDPVEWGEKAIAHYEKLGIDPMSKVLVFSDNLDLAKAVDLYRHFNTRVNLSFGIGTRLTCDIPQVKPLNIVIKLVECNGKPVAKLSDSPGKTICHDKAFVRALRKAFDLPLIKKAS
- the asnS gene encoding asparagine--tRNA ligase translates to MSVVPVADVLQGRVAVDQEVTVRGWVRTRRDSKAGISFLAVYDGSCFDPVQAVINNSLPNYNDDVLRLTTGCSVIVTGVVVASPGQGQSFEIQATAIEVTGWVEDPDTYPMAAKRHSIEYLREVAHLRPRTNLIGAVARVRHTLAQALHRFFDEQGYFWVSTPLITASDTEGAGEMFRVSTLDMENLPRTPEGKVDYDKDFFGKEAFLTVSGQLNGETYACALSKIYTFGPTFRAENSNTSRHLAEFWMLEPEVAFANLDDVAGLAEAMLKYVFKAVLEERPDDMKFFAERVDSDAVARLERFVSADFAQVDYTDAVAILEKCGETFENPVYWGVDLASEHERYLAEKHFKAPVVVKNYPKDIKAFYMRLNEDGKTVAAMDVLAPGIGEIIGGSQREERLDVLDARMEEMGLNPADYSWYRDLRRYGTVPHAGFGLGFERLIAYVTGVQNVRDVIPFPRTPRNASF